The genomic stretch TGCACGCAGGTCAGCGTCAGCCACGGCAACGTGGCGATACACCGGCCGGGGAACGGCCAGGTGCAGTGGATTGCCAGCGGCCAGCACTGGCGCCTGGACACACAGGGCGCACAACGCCTGGAGAGCGTGGCCATGGACCCAGCTGCCTGGAGCGAAGGGCTGATCGTTACCCGCGACATGCGCTTGCGCGACTTTCTTGAACAGGTGAGCCGTTATCGCCACGGCTACCTGGGTTGCAGCGATGAGATTGCCGATTTACGCCTGTCAGGTGTGTTCCGCCTCGAGGCCCCTGAGCAGCTGCTGCAATTGCTTCCACAAACGCTGCCGGTGAGGCTTCGTCAACGCACGCGCTGGTGGATACGTGTGGAGCAGGTTGCCTGACCTCACCCAAGCGCTGATCTTTTTGGCGGGTTTTGGGTGCCGATCCGGCTAGGACAGTAAGCATCGTCTTCTGCCCTCCCACCCTTCAACGGACTCTTTCATGCCCATCGCCTCACCACACACACGCGCGCCCAACGAGAATGATTTTCGACCTGTCTTGAATTCAGCCACTCTGCGCAAAGCAGTCCAGGCAGCTGTGTTCGGCACAGCCTTGGGCATGTCCACCCTGCCCCTCCATGCTCTGGCCGCCGAAGCGCCCCAGGTTAGCCAGCAGTACGCGATCCCGGGTGGGGAACTGAACGATGTACTCAACCAGTTTGCCCGCCAGGCGGGGATCACCCTGTCGAGCACGCCGCAGTTGACCAACGGGTTGCAGTCCAATGGCTTGCAAGGGCATTACTCGCCTGATCAGGCCCTGCGCCAACTGCTCAATGGCAGCGGCCTGGAAGCCGTCAGCCAGGGTGGGCACAGCTACGTGCTGCGGGCCCAGCCTGAAGAGGCCGCCTTGTCGTTGCCAGACACCGACGTGCGCAGTTTTACCCTGGGTAATGCCCTGGGCAGCATGGACGGCTACAACGCCACGCACAGCCAGGTGGCCACCAAGACCAGCATGCCGTTGGTGGAAACCTCACAGTCGGTTTCGGTGGTCACCCGTCAACAGATGGACGACCAGGGCTCGCAGACCGTTGCCCAGGCCATGCGCTATACGCCAGGTGTGTTGACTAACCCCTATGGCGCCACGCACCGCTACGACTATGTGGCCATGCGCGGCTTCAACGACGGCTCGGTAGACAACATCTACGTCGATGGCCTGAAATCCATGGGTGACAACGGCACCTACAGCACCATGCAAGTGGACCCGTACTTCCTTGAGCGCATCGACATCCTGAAAGGGCCGTCTTCGGTACTCTATGGCCGCAGCTCCCCAGGGGGCCTGGTGGCACTGACCACCAAAAAGCCACTGTTCACGCCATTCCATCAAGTGCAGGCCACAGTCGGCACCCAGGGCCAGCGTGGCATGGGTTTCGACTTCAGCGGCCCGGTTGATGACGACAAACGTATCGCCTATCGCCTGACAGGTTTGGCCGATAGCGCTGATACCCAGTTCGACCACAACAAGGAAGAACGCTACGCCATAGCACCGGCTGTCAGCATCGACTTCACTGAAGACACATCGCTGACGCTCCAGGCGTATCTGCAGCATGACCCGAATGGTGGGTACCACGGCGGTAACCCGGCAGACGGCATGCTGCACAAGCGCAACGGGCTGCGTCTGTCAGACCACTTCTTTGAAGGCGAGCCTGGGATCGACAACTACGAACGCACTCAGCAGTCGTTCAGCTACCAGTTCGAGCACCGTTTCAACGACGTGTTCACCGCCCGACAGAACTTCCGCTACCAGGACTCTGACGTCTCGATGGACCAGGTGTATTCGGCCGGCTGGGCAGATGCCGACAGCAATATCCTCAACCGCGCCTATACCGGCGGCGACGAGCGCCTGCACTCTTACATCATCGATAACATGCTGCAGGCAGAGTTCTTCACCGGTGCGGCCAAGCATACCTTGCTGCTTGGCACCGACTATCAACGCCGCAAAGCCGACGTGGAATGGCGCTACGGCACGGTGGATGCGCTGGATGCCGGCAACCCTCAATATGGCAATGGCAACCTGCAGGTACTCGGCGAGAACCGCTACCAGCGTCGCCTGCAGCAGACAGGGGTGTATTTGCAGGACCTGGTCGAGCTCGACCAGTGGCGCTTCTCGCTGGGGCTGCGTCAGGACTGGGTGAAGGTTTCTGAGGAAAACCGCGACAGCAACACCAAGGTCAATGACGAGCGCACCAAGTTCACCACCCGAGCAGGCGTGCTCTACTTGTTCGAGAATGGCCTGGCGCCTTATGTCAGCTACTCGGAGTCGTTCAACCCCAATACCGTGTCCGACCAGGATGGCCGCCCACTGGCGCCAACCGAGGGCACCCAGTGGGAAGCAGGTATCAAGTACCAGCCGCCAGGCAGTGACAACCTGTTCACCGCCTCGGTGTTCCGCATCGAGCAAGAGAACCTTGCCTCCAAACAACCGAACGAAGAGTTCTATCGCCCTGTGGGTGAAGTTCGCTCACAAGGGCTGGAGCTGGAGGCCCATGTTCAGCTGACTGATAACCTCAAGCTGTTGGCCGGCTACACCTTTACCGACATCGAGTACGCCAAGACGATGCCGAGCCTGGTGTCGACCCAGTTGGACAACAAGGGTAATTCGCCCACCCAGGCGCCCAAGCAGATGTTTTCGCTGTGGGCCGACTACAACTTCCAGCAGGGGGCGTTGGACGGCCTGCGACTGGGCGGCGGGATGCGCTATGTGGGGTATAGCTGGGTTGATGCGGAAAACAGCATGAAGGTGCCCTCTTACACGCTGTTTGACGCTTCGATCGGGTATGACCTGGGCAAGGTCGGCCTCACCGGGGTGGATGTGCGCCTGAATGCGAACAACCTGACCAACGAAAGCTACATCACCTCATGTGCCAGCCTGAACTACTGCTACATGGGTGAAGAGCGAAACGTAAGCGCTACAGTCAGCTATCAATTCTGACCGGAAAAGACAAAGCCCCTGTCTGCATCGCAGACAGGGGCTTTGGGTTTGAATCTTGACGATGACCTACTCTCACATGGGGAAACCCCACACTACCATCGGCGATGCATCGTTTCACTGCTGAGTTCGGGATGGGATCAGGTGGTTCCAATGCTCTATGGTCGTCAAGAAATTCTGTGTGCCGGCCCGTCTTCAAGACGTGCCCGCGAATTTCTATGGCTTCTACTTAAAGACAAAACCCCTACCTGCTCACGCAGATAGGGGTTTTGCGAAATGAATCTTGACGATGACCTACTCTCACATGGGGAAACCCCACACTACCATCGGCGATGCATCGTTTCACTACTGAGTTCGGGATGGGATCAGGTGGTTCCAATGCTCTATGGTCGTCAAGAAATTCTGT from Pseudomonas kermanshahensis encodes the following:
- a CDS encoding TonB-dependent siderophore receptor, whose protein sequence is MSTLPLHALAAEAPQVSQQYAIPGGELNDVLNQFARQAGITLSSTPQLTNGLQSNGLQGHYSPDQALRQLLNGSGLEAVSQGGHSYVLRAQPEEAALSLPDTDVRSFTLGNALGSMDGYNATHSQVATKTSMPLVETSQSVSVVTRQQMDDQGSQTVAQAMRYTPGVLTNPYGATHRYDYVAMRGFNDGSVDNIYVDGLKSMGDNGTYSTMQVDPYFLERIDILKGPSSVLYGRSSPGGLVALTTKKPLFTPFHQVQATVGTQGQRGMGFDFSGPVDDDKRIAYRLTGLADSADTQFDHNKEERYAIAPAVSIDFTEDTSLTLQAYLQHDPNGGYHGGNPADGMLHKRNGLRLSDHFFEGEPGIDNYERTQQSFSYQFEHRFNDVFTARQNFRYQDSDVSMDQVYSAGWADADSNILNRAYTGGDERLHSYIIDNMLQAEFFTGAAKHTLLLGTDYQRRKADVEWRYGTVDALDAGNPQYGNGNLQVLGENRYQRRLQQTGVYLQDLVELDQWRFSLGLRQDWVKVSEENRDSNTKVNDERTKFTTRAGVLYLFENGLAPYVSYSESFNPNTVSDQDGRPLAPTEGTQWEAGIKYQPPGSDNLFTASVFRIEQENLASKQPNEEFYRPVGEVRSQGLELEAHVQLTDNLKLLAGYTFTDIEYAKTMPSLVSTQLDNKGNSPTQAPKQMFSLWADYNFQQGALDGLRLGGGMRYVGYSWVDAENSMKVPSYTLFDASIGYDLGKVGLTGVDVRLNANNLTNESYITSCASLNYCYMGEERNVSATVSYQF